A window of Clostridioides sp. ES-S-0010-02 genomic DNA:
TTAGCACCAATGTATATTAAAATATACTGGTTGCCGGGCTTCATAGGGCCAGTCCCTCTGCCTCTCTTGATAAGATTGCTAATTTAAATTTATTGTTAATAGTATAATACAATTTTTCCCAATTGTCACTATATTTTTTAACTTATTTCTTCTAAAATAATCTAATTAATTATCTAACTGCTCTTTTAGTTGGTTTACCTTTTTTTGTAACATTGTTATTTTTTACCTTAGCTTTTGCCTGTTCATGACCTGGAAAAAGTATCTTGGGCTCATCAATATTTCTCTTGTAAATAGTAAACTTAAAACCAATAGCTTGAACAAACTCTGCTCTTAAAGCTTCACATACTGCATTAGCAGTTTCTTTAGCATCAAGACCTGCATTTTCTAGTATAGTAACCTTTACTAGTTCTCTAACTCTTAGCATATCCTCTAATTGCTCTAAAAAGCTTTCTGTAACGCCTTCCTTACCAATTTGTGTAGTAGGCTTTAAAGTATTTGCTAAAGATCTTAAATATGCTCTTTGCTTTCCTTTTAACATATTATCACCTCTATAATT
This region includes:
- a CDS encoding YhbY family RNA-binding protein, giving the protein MLKGKQRAYLRSLANTLKPTTQIGKEGVTESFLEQLEDMLRVRELVKVTILENAGLDAKETANAVCEALRAEFVQAIGFKFTIYKRNIDEPKILFPGHEQAKAKVKNNNVTKKGKPTKRAVR